The following are from one region of the Macadamia integrifolia cultivar HAES 741 unplaced genomic scaffold, SCU_Mint_v3 scaffold2294, whole genome shotgun sequence genome:
- the LOC122066205 gene encoding disease resistance protein RGA2-like, which translates to MGVQYGKKFIFMPCLQYLLLIELPKLKSFPPHLTQATSLRKLFIWECPKLTWKPSPSSHLASLDVEELVLKENAGSFSKTFVSNNHMFLPKLKLLCVRKSPYSSLPEGLGQLTSLQILDIRTCSKIKSIPERELQHLTALQELKIMRCRNLKLCFLKEICENWSKISHIPKIFIDGEKIEQVVTSRLTRDGGKRSGQDTIDHILDER; encoded by the exons ATGGGAGTTCAATATGGGAAAAAGTTTATCTTTATGCCGTGTCTCCAGTATCTTCTACTTATTGAATTGCCCAAGTTAAAGTCCTTTCCACCGCACCTTACCCAAGCTACATCCCTGAGGAAGTTGTTCATATGGGAGTGTCCGAAGTTGACTTGGAAGCCATCTCCATCCTCTCATCTTGCTTCTCTGGACGTTGAAGAGTTGGTTTTAAAAGAGAATGCAGGTTCATTTTCAAAAACATTTGTATCAAACAACCACATGTTTCTTCCAAAGCTCAAGTTACTGTGTGTGAGAAAATCACCTTACTCATCGTTACCTGAAGGCTTAGGGCAACTCACATCACTTCAGATTCTGGATATTCGAACCTGTTCTAAGATCAAGTCAATTCCTGAGAGGGAGTTGCAGCATCTCACTGCACtccaagagttgaagatcaTGAGATGTCGTAACTTGAAACTATGCTTCCTAAAGGAGATATGTGAGAATTGGAGCAAGATATCCCACATCCCAAAAATCTTTATTGATGGGGAGAAGATCGAACAAGTGGTAACTTCCAGACTAacaagagatggaggaaaaagaaGTGGACAAGACACAATAGATCATATACTTGATGAAAG ATAA